The sequence below is a genomic window from Coffea arabica cultivar ET-39 chromosome 4c, Coffea Arabica ET-39 HiFi, whole genome shotgun sequence.
ACATACTACCAGACTGAATAAGTGCATCATTGCTAAAATTATTAGAACTACAATGTCTAGTACTAATATAGTCCCTAAACTTTTCTAACAGATAGTCTAATTTCCCATTGCCTGCGAGTCACGATTGGTGAAGTCAGTGGAGCCAAGTCTAATATTCTAAGCcctcatcatcatcttcaccgtCAATATCCTCTGCACCAACTTCTTCATAGTCCTTCTCCAAAGCAGCCAAGTCTTCGCGAGCCTCAGAAAACTCGCCTTCTTCCATTCCCTCACCAACGTACCAGTGCACGAAGGCACGCTTAGCATACATGAGATCGAACTTGTGGTCAATTCTTGAAAACACTTCTGCTACACTAGTAGAGTTTGAGATCATACAAACTGCCCTCTGCACCTTGGCCAAGTCTCCACCAGGAACAACTGAGGGAGTTTGGTAGTTGATTCCACACTTGAATCCAGTCGGACACCAGTCCACGAATTGGATGGTTCTCTTTGTTTTGATAGTAGCAACAGCTGCATTGACATCCTTTGGAACCACATCACCACGATACATCAAACAGCAAGCCATGTACTTTCCATGTCGAGGATCACATTTGGCCATCATGGAAGCAGGCTCAAATGCACTATTTGTTATCTCTGCAACTGATAGTTGCTCATGGTATGCCTTTTCTGCAGAAATAACAGGTGCATAGGAGGAAAGCATGAAATGGATACGTGGGTATGGCACCAAGTTCGTTTGGAATTCAGTAACATCCACGTTAAGAGCACCATCAAAGCGAAGAGATGCTGTCAAGGAGGAGATCACCTGCATGCAAAAGACAGATTATGCTCAAAGACAAGCATCAATCAGGGATCTTCATTGGTCAGCTGATGATCTATTTCACTATTTGACATCCTTTTCTACTTCTAGTTGACATCAGATTCTagaattttcaaaaaacaaGGCACAACATTACCAAACATACCAGCAAGACAAATGAATGGACTAGCCATGACATGTAGTGTTATTCCACATTTAACAAATGCAAACAGCTTTAACTTTCAAACAGTAATAAGGGTGGCCAGAATAAATGTCATTATATTTCATACCTGTGAAACCAACCTGTTCAGATTGGTGTAGGTAGGCCTCTCAATATCCAGTGATCTATGACAAATATCATAAATGGCTTCATTGTCCAAAAGCACTGAAACATCTGTGTGCTCAAGGAGCGAGTGAGTGGAAAGAACGCTGTTGTAAGGCTCAACAACAGCTGTTGAGACCTGGGGAGAGGGATAAATTGTGAACCCAAGCTTTGATTTCTTGCCATAGTCAACTGAAAGCCTCTCCAACAGTAATGAACCAAGGCCAGAGCCAGTTCCACCACCAACAGCATGAAAAACTAAGAATCCTTGTAATCCTGTGCAGTTGTCAGCTAGCTTCCTAATGCGGTCCAGGCAGAGATCCACTATTTCTTTCCCAACTGAAGAGACCAAGAATGAAAGATACATTAAAACATTACCAAAGTTTTGGAATAAGTGAAAATGGAAAACCAATATGTGAATACTTCTTAAATTATCTCCACATAAAGAATCTTACAACCGAAAGGGAAATTGCTTTGGATGGTTAATTGAAGTGATTTGGCCACAAAATGGTGACACCATAGTCTCCTATACCACCTTCCACATTCAGATTGATTATTAAGGAATGATTAACTGCTTTCCATTATTTCCCACTCCCACAGTAATAAAGAGGCATACACAAAGTCTAATATCACAATAGCTCATGCATGATCCAATACTCATTTATCAGGAATGTTTGCTTCGTTGCTGTTGCGACTCAAACAAGCATGGCAGAACTAAATGGCTTCAATCACCATGAAATTTCTGAATCATCAACTGAAAGTTCCCATCATCATTGACAAATAAATTTAGTAATATCAAATAAATTGTTTTAAGCATAGAAGTTACTTAACTTAGCAAAACCAAACaccagaaaaaggaaaatgtgcACTATTAACACTAATAACCCATAAAAGTACAACCAGaaatcataaatcaaatgagcGGTAAATGGTTCTGAGTTCCTTACTGGTATAATGGCCACGAGCGAAGTTGTTAGCAGCATCTTCTTTGCCACTAATAAGTTGTTCAGGGTGGAAGAGCTGCCTATAATCACCAGTTCGCACCTCATCAATGACAGCTGGCTCAAGATCAACAAAAACAGCTCGAGGGACATGCTTCCCTGCCCCTGTTTCGCTGAAAAAGGTATTGAAGGCATCATGTTCTCCCCCAACTGTCTTATCACCTGGCATTTGTCCATCAGGCTGCATTAAACAATGTAACAACAATTAGATCAAGTCCAGTATaaataaaaatcacaaaaccATGAAGGAAAAGAGtcaaaataattcaagaaaaaagaCTTTATAAGGTGGTGGTTCAACAAAAGGGTCTAGCTAGCCAACAATAATAAACATTAAAAACCCAGAAAAGATGCAATTTTTGATTGTTCAATAGATGAAAAACTTAAGATGGCTTACGGAAAAAGTCAATCGCTAGTTCCATACCCCAATAAACATCAGAGACCGAGACAAAAGAAATAGACATATTTGAAGAAATGGCAAATTTATCAAATAAACATCACAAACTCAGAAAAGGAAAGCcgaaaataattcaagaaattgaaatccTAGGGTGGTTACAGAAAAAAGGGCCCATCACTATGCCAAAACCGAACATAACAAAATCCGAAATATTTAAGAAAATGCAATTGTAAGGCGTCTCAAGAAAAGGGTCAATCCTAATTCATCAAATACACAAACCcagaaagaaaatgcagaaatcaTTCAAAAATATCGACATTGCGATGGTTTAAGGAAACGGTTAATCCCAAATCCCAATACTAGTTACAAAACAAACCAGGAAAATAAAATGCAAAGCTAATTCCAGAAAAGGTAGGTTCAATAAGTTAGAGTAAAACAAGAAGTAGAACTGAGAAAGAGAATAGGAAATTAGGTTACCCGAATGCCATGTTCAAGACAATAGAGTTCCCAGCAGGCATTGCCAACTTGAATGCCAGCCTGACCAATGTGGATTGAAATGCATTCCctcattttgtttcttttttttttgccctttttctttGCTTGGCCTCGTTACAGAGAAATGTTTCTTTGTTTATTACTAAGACTGAAAATGAGAAAGTATTATCTTAAAAAGAGGATTAGGTTTTGTTAGGGGTTGAGAACCTTGATATATAGGCACAGTTATGAAAGGTAGCCgttaaagtttttctttttct
It includes:
- the LOC113738419 gene encoding tubulin alpha chain-like isoform X1; the protein is MRECISIHIGQAGIQVGNACWELYCLEHGIRPDGQMPGDKTVGGEHDAFNTFFSETGAGKHVPRAVFVDLEPAVIDEVRTGDYRQLFHPEQLISGKEDAANNFARGHYTIGKEIVDLCLDRIRKLADNCTGLQGFLVFHAVGGGTGSGLGSLLLERLSVDYGKKSKLGFTIYPSPQVSTAVVEPYNSVLSTHSLLEHTDVSVLLDNEAIYDICHRSLDIERPTYTNLNRLVSQVISSLTASLRFDGALNVDVTEFQTNLVPYPRIHFMLSSYAPVISAEKAYHEQLSVAEITNSAFEPASMMAKCDPRHGKYMACCLMYRGDVVPKDVNAAVATIKTKRTIQFVDWCPTGFKCGINYQTPSVVPGGDLAKVQRAVCMISNSTSVAEVFSRIDHKFDLMYAKRAFVHWYVGEGMEEGEFSEAREDLAALEKDYEEVGAEDIDGEDDDEGLEY
- the LOC113738419 gene encoding tubulin alpha-2 chain-like isoform X2 → MRECISIHIGQAGIQVGNACWELYCLEHGIRPDGQMPGDKTVGGEHDAFNTFFSETGAGKHVPRAVFVDLEPAVIDEVRTGDYRQLFHPEQLISGKEDAANNFARGHYTIGKEIVDLCLDRIRKLADNCTGLQGFLVFHAVGGGTGSGLGSLLLERLSVDYGKKSKLGFTIYPSPQVSTAVVEPYNSVLSTHSLLEHTDVSVLLDNEAIYDICHRSLDIERPTYTNLNRLVSQVISSLTASLRFDGALNVDVTEFQTNLVPYPRIHFMLSSYAPVISAEKAYHEQLSVAEITNSAFEPASMMAKCDPRHGKYMACCLMYRGDVVPKDVNAAVATIKTKRTIQFVDWCPTGFKCGINYQTPSVVPGGDLAKVQRAVCMISNSTSVAEKASFLRLAKTWLLWRRTMKKLVQRILTVKMMMRA